The following proteins are co-located in the Bdellovibrionales bacterium genome:
- the rplA gene encoding 50S ribosomal protein L1, whose translation MAAGKRYKNAKKEVEAGKKYTVDAAFELLMKTSTAKFDETIEAAFQLGVDPKQGDQQVRGAVAVPNGIGKTVRVVVFAKGPKEKEARDAGADFVGSDDLVEKINGGWMEFDKAIATPDMMATVSKVAKVLGPRGLMPNPKVGTVTMNVGEAVSSEKKGKLSFRIDKAGIVHAGIGKKSMGAQKLKENFMSLLGAVLKAKPATSKGVYLKKIAVSSTMGPGVTMDMQQAQGLLAQP comes from the coding sequence ATGGCAGCAGGAAAAAGATATAAGAATGCGAAAAAAGAAGTCGAAGCCGGCAAGAAGTATACTGTCGATGCGGCTTTCGAACTATTGATGAAAACCTCAACTGCAAAATTCGATGAGACCATCGAAGCAGCTTTTCAACTTGGTGTTGACCCAAAACAGGGTGACCAGCAAGTTCGTGGCGCTGTTGCGGTACCCAACGGTATCGGTAAAACAGTTCGCGTTGTGGTGTTCGCCAAAGGCCCTAAAGAAAAAGAAGCCAGAGATGCCGGTGCCGACTTTGTTGGATCCGATGATCTCGTTGAAAAAATCAACGGTGGTTGGATGGAATTCGATAAAGCGATTGCCACTCCAGACATGATGGCGACGGTTTCTAAAGTGGCAAAGGTTTTAGGGCCTCGTGGCCTTATGCCTAACCCTAAAGTAGGAACAGTAACGATGAACGTCGGTGAAGCTGTTTCTTCTGAAAAGAAGGGTAAATTGAGTTTTAGAATTGATAAGGCTGGCATCGTGCACGCGGGAATTGGCAAAAAATCTATGGGCGCTCAAAAGCTAAAAGAGAATTTTATGTCTCTGCTTGGAGCTGTTCTAAAAGCTAAACCTGCTACGAGCAAAGGTGTGTATCTTAAGAAGATCGCTGTGTCCTCCACAATGGGCCCCGGCGTGACCATGGATATGCAACAAGCTCAGGGCTTACTCGCTCAACCTTAA